Proteins from a genomic interval of Rhodococcus rhodochrous:
- a CDS encoding glycoside hydrolase family 15 protein produces MDHHHSSPLSGSPFRRSVFPPIDDYAFLSDCESTCLIARDGTVEWMCVPRPDSPSVFGSLLDRSAGHFRLSPHDRTVPAARRYLPGGLVLETTWQTDTGWMIVRDALVMAPWYDVEERSTTHRRTPSDWEAEHMLLRTVRCVNGTVDLYVSCEPAFDYHRGRTEWRYTGKVYEEATAVCRNAPDEHPTLRMTTDLRLGIEDREVRARRRLHKGDTAFVALSWADCPMPHTFDEAVAKMVSTQDYWREWITTGRFPDHPWRTYLQRSALTLKGLTYSPTGALLAASTTSLPETPGGERNWDYRYAWVRDSTFALWGLYTLGFDREADDFFSFILDVSRDADGVRYPLQVMYGVGGERELPESTLGHLSGYDGATPVRIGNDAYHQQQHDIWGTLLDSVYLHVKSRGHFPQTLLHTLRRQVEEAAANWRKPDRGIWEVRGEPQHFVSSKVMCWVALDRGAKLAELQGRPDYARKWAAIAEEIKADVLEHGVDERGVFTQRYGHPSLDASALLIPLLRFLPADDPRVRATVLAIADELTEDGLVLRYRVETTDDGLAGKEGSFTICSFWLVSALVEIGEVERAAALCQRLLDYASPLKLYAEEIDTETGRHLGNYPQAFTHLALINAVVHVIRAEREIGAGNFRPAHLGP; encoded by the coding sequence CATTCCTCTCGGACTGCGAGAGCACCTGCCTGATCGCGCGTGACGGCACCGTGGAGTGGATGTGCGTGCCGCGACCCGACTCCCCCAGCGTGTTCGGTTCGTTGCTGGATCGCAGCGCAGGTCATTTCCGGTTGTCGCCGCACGACCGCACCGTTCCCGCGGCACGCCGATACCTGCCGGGCGGGTTGGTCCTCGAGACGACCTGGCAGACCGACACGGGCTGGATGATCGTGCGCGACGCGCTGGTCATGGCGCCCTGGTACGACGTCGAGGAGCGCTCGACCACGCACCGCCGGACGCCGTCCGACTGGGAGGCCGAGCACATGCTGTTGCGGACGGTGCGCTGTGTGAACGGGACGGTGGATCTGTACGTCAGTTGCGAACCCGCCTTCGACTACCACCGGGGCCGCACCGAATGGCGGTACACCGGCAAGGTCTACGAGGAGGCCACCGCGGTGTGCCGGAACGCACCGGACGAGCATCCGACGCTGCGCATGACGACGGATCTGCGCCTCGGTATCGAGGACCGCGAGGTCCGCGCGCGACGCCGACTCCACAAGGGCGACACGGCCTTCGTCGCCTTGTCGTGGGCGGACTGTCCGATGCCGCACACCTTCGACGAGGCCGTCGCCAAGATGGTCTCCACCCAGGACTACTGGCGCGAATGGATCACGACGGGCCGCTTCCCCGACCACCCCTGGCGCACCTACCTGCAGCGCAGCGCGCTCACGCTCAAGGGACTGACCTACAGCCCGACCGGAGCGCTGCTCGCCGCGTCGACGACATCTCTTCCGGAAACACCTGGCGGAGAGCGAAACTGGGATTACCGCTATGCCTGGGTACGCGATTCGACCTTCGCACTGTGGGGTCTGTACACCCTCGGATTCGACCGGGAGGCGGACGACTTCTTCTCGTTCATCCTCGACGTCTCGCGCGACGCGGACGGCGTCCGCTATCCGCTCCAGGTGATGTACGGGGTGGGCGGCGAGCGCGAACTGCCGGAGTCGACCCTCGGGCATCTGAGCGGCTACGACGGCGCCACCCCGGTCCGCATCGGCAACGACGCCTATCACCAACAGCAGCACGACATCTGGGGCACGCTCCTCGACTCGGTGTACCTGCACGTAAAGTCCCGCGGACACTTCCCCCAGACGTTGCTGCACACCCTGCGGCGGCAGGTCGAGGAGGCGGCGGCCAACTGGCGCAAGCCCGATCGCGGCATCTGGGAAGTGCGCGGCGAGCCCCAGCACTTCGTATCGTCGAAGGTCATGTGCTGGGTTGCCCTCGATCGCGGAGCGAAACTCGCCGAGCTGCAGGGCCGCCCCGACTACGCCCGCAAGTGGGCGGCGATCGCCGAGGAGATCAAGGCCGACGTCCTCGAACACGGCGTCGACGAACGCGGTGTCTTCACCCAGCGGTACGGCCACCCCTCGCTCGACGCCTCGGCGCTGCTGATCCCCTTGTTGCGCTTCCTGCCCGCGGACGACCCCCGGGTGCGGGCCACGGTGCTGGCGATCGCCGACGAACTCACCGAGGACGGGCTGGTGCTGCGCTACCGGGTGGAGACCACCGACGACGGACTCGCAGGCAAGGAGGGCTCGTTCACCATCTGCTCGTTCTGGCTGGTCTCGGCGCTCGTCGAGATCGGTGAGGTCGAGCGGGCGGCCGCACTGTGCCAGCGCCTGCTCGACTACGCGAGCCCCTTGAAGCTCTATGCCGAGGAGATCGACACCGAGACCGGACGCCATCTGGGGAACTACCCGCAGGCGTTCACCCACTTGGCGCTCATCAATGCCGTCGTCCACGTCATCCGCGCCGAGCGGGAGATCGGGGCGGGCAACTTCCGGCCCGCGCATCTCGGGCCGTGA
- a CDS encoding ABC transporter substrate-binding protein — translation MHRVVLSAVALVLFAVPSLVACSSDTEETATAGGETVTVEHSYGTTTIEGTPERIVATSSQWLDALVELGVQPVAYYSAGSYGDDRGLYPWQTDVSPDAVALSPTAETSVPVEEVAALEPDLILGAWQIVSQNDYDTISAVAPTIGPLGDTGVDRWDEQVRVLGEVLGRTEDAERIIADRNAEIEEAALPGLEGRTAALSQYVTNEQQVVVVADPDDGAAALFTQLGMTLPPTLVAEGGASQGRVVLGPERVDALVADLLIILPRGGTEQDLMALPGFDRLPAVTGGGLAVVDFPTVVAFNTPSSLSIDYALDVIRPQLEAVANA, via the coding sequence ATGCATCGAGTCGTTCTCTCCGCGGTAGCGCTCGTACTGTTCGCCGTCCCGAGTCTCGTCGCGTGTTCGTCGGACACCGAGGAAACCGCGACCGCCGGCGGCGAGACCGTCACTGTCGAGCACTCCTACGGCACGACGACGATCGAGGGCACACCCGAGCGGATCGTCGCGACCTCCAGCCAATGGCTCGACGCCCTCGTCGAACTCGGAGTGCAGCCGGTCGCGTACTACAGCGCCGGCTCGTACGGCGACGATCGCGGCCTCTACCCCTGGCAGACCGACGTCTCCCCGGATGCGGTGGCGCTGAGTCCGACGGCGGAGACGTCGGTGCCCGTCGAGGAGGTCGCCGCTCTCGAACCCGATCTGATTCTCGGCGCGTGGCAGATCGTCTCGCAGAACGACTACGACACGATCTCCGCGGTCGCGCCGACGATCGGACCTCTCGGCGATACCGGCGTGGACCGCTGGGACGAACAGGTGCGCGTGCTCGGTGAGGTTCTCGGCCGCACCGAGGACGCCGAGCGGATCATCGCCGACCGCAACGCCGAGATCGAGGAGGCCGCTCTGCCGGGACTGGAGGGCCGGACCGCCGCGTTGTCGCAGTACGTCACCAACGAGCAACAGGTCGTCGTGGTCGCCGATCCGGACGACGGTGCCGCTGCGCTGTTCACGCAGCTGGGCATGACGCTGCCGCCGACGCTGGTCGCGGAGGGCGGAGCGTCCCAGGGGCGGGTTGTGCTCGGCCCCGAACGCGTCGACGCTCTGGTGGCCGATCTGCTGATCATCCTGCCGCGCGGCGGAACCGAGCAGGACCTGATGGCCCTGCCCGGATTCGACCGGCTGCCCGCCGTCACCGGAGGCGGTCTCGCTGTCGTCGACTTCCCGACGGTCGTCGCGTTCAACACGCCCTCGTCGCTGTCGATCGACTATGCGCTCGACGTGATCCGGCCGCAGCTCGAGGCGGTCGCGAACGCCTGA
- a CDS encoding NAD(P)H-dependent flavin oxidoreductase → MLDTWLTRELGISVPLLGAPMGGRAGGRLAGEVTRAGGLGLIGAARYNTAEWIEGEVRTAREIGGGPVGFGLMTWALADDDSLLTAVLEHRPQVVTLSFGDPAPYVERVHEAGAVVLSQINTIDDLRVVEAAGVDAVIAQGHEAGGHTGRIGTLPLLQEVLESTSLPVLAAGGIATGRGLAAVLAAGGQGALVGTALLASPETVGPDYARGRLVEAGSADTVYTDVFDKARHQPWPARWGGRALRNAFTDEWHGRGADEDALAAAYTGDDPDIGVVYAGEAAGLVRSERPAGEVIRGIAEQAETLLSRFR, encoded by the coding sequence GTGCTCGACACCTGGCTCACCCGTGAACTCGGAATCTCCGTTCCTCTGCTGGGTGCGCCCATGGGTGGCCGGGCCGGTGGGCGGCTCGCGGGCGAGGTGACGCGGGCCGGCGGCCTCGGCCTCATCGGCGCCGCCCGCTACAACACCGCCGAGTGGATCGAGGGCGAGGTGCGCACCGCCCGCGAGATCGGTGGTGGGCCTGTGGGATTCGGTCTGATGACCTGGGCGCTCGCCGACGACGACAGCCTCCTCACCGCAGTGCTCGAGCACCGGCCGCAGGTGGTCACGCTCTCGTTCGGCGATCCCGCGCCCTACGTCGAGCGCGTCCACGAGGCCGGGGCCGTCGTCCTCTCGCAGATCAACACGATCGACGATCTGCGGGTGGTCGAGGCCGCGGGTGTCGATGCGGTGATCGCGCAGGGCCACGAGGCCGGTGGGCACACGGGCCGGATCGGTACCCTCCCGTTGTTGCAGGAGGTGCTCGAGTCGACGTCGCTGCCCGTGCTCGCCGCAGGCGGCATCGCCACGGGTCGCGGTCTGGCAGCAGTGCTCGCAGCCGGTGGGCAGGGCGCTCTGGTCGGGACGGCGCTGCTCGCCAGCCCGGAGACCGTCGGCCCCGACTACGCCCGTGGGCGACTCGTGGAGGCCGGCAGCGCCGACACCGTCTACACCGATGTTTTCGACAAGGCCCGGCACCAGCCGTGGCCGGCGCGCTGGGGCGGACGTGCCCTGCGCAACGCCTTCACCGACGAGTGGCACGGCCGGGGCGCCGACGAGGACGCCCTCGCCGCGGCGTACACGGGCGACGATCCCGACATCGGTGTGGTCTACGCGGGGGAGGCTGCCGGTCTGGTGCGGTCCGAGCGACCCGCGGGCGAGGTCATCCGGGGTATCGCCGAGCAGGCGGAGACCCTGCTGTCCCGCTTCCGCTGA
- the lepA gene encoding translation elongation factor 4 gives MQGDRGLQAAASPSQEHDISTFADTTFTDPAKIRNFCIIAHIDHGKSTLADRMLQLTGVVEERQMRAQYLDRMDIERERGITIKAQNVRLPWKLDGEDYVMHLIDTPGHVDFTYEVSRALEACEGAVLLVDAAQGIEAQTLANLYLALDKDLTIIPVLNKIDLPAADPDRYAGEIANIIGCEPSDVLRVSGKTGEGVPELIDAVIRQVPPPVGDADAPARAMIFDSVYDTYRGVVTYVRVVDGKIVPREKIKMMSTGTTHELLEVGIVSPEPKATAGLGVGEVGYLITGVKDVRQSKVGDTVTTARNGAEEPLTGYREPRPMVYSGLYPVDGSDYPVLRDALDKLQLNDAALTYEPETSVALGFGFRCGFLGLLHMEITRERLEREFGLDLISTAPNVVYRVVLEGGQEVVVTNPSDWPEGKAREIYEPIVKCTIIAPSEFIGSIMELCQSRRGELGGMDYLSETRVELRYTLPMAEIIFDFFDSLKSRTRGYASMDYEEAGEQEAALVKVDILLQGEAVDAFSAIVHKDAAAAYGNKMTTKLKELIPRQQFEVPVQAAIGSKIIARENIRAIRKDVLAKCYGGDISRKRKLLEKQKEGKKRMKTIGRVDVPQEAFVAALSSEASSDKPKK, from the coding sequence CTGCAGGGTGACCGCGGTCTGCAGGCCGCTGCCAGTCCGAGTCAGGAGCACGACATCAGCACCTTCGCCGACACCACGTTCACGGACCCCGCAAAGATCCGGAACTTCTGCATCATCGCGCACATCGACCACGGAAAGTCGACGCTCGCGGACCGGATGCTGCAGCTCACCGGGGTGGTCGAGGAGCGGCAGATGCGCGCCCAGTACCTCGACCGCATGGACATCGAACGCGAGCGCGGCATCACGATCAAGGCGCAGAACGTACGTCTGCCGTGGAAGCTCGACGGCGAAGACTATGTGATGCACCTGATCGACACCCCGGGCCACGTCGACTTCACCTACGAGGTCTCCCGCGCGCTCGAGGCGTGCGAGGGCGCGGTCCTGCTCGTCGACGCCGCGCAGGGCATCGAGGCACAGACCCTCGCCAACCTCTACCTCGCGCTCGACAAGGACCTGACGATCATCCCGGTCCTCAACAAGATCGACCTGCCCGCGGCCGACCCCGACCGCTACGCCGGTGAGATCGCGAACATCATCGGCTGCGAGCCGTCCGACGTGCTCCGGGTCTCCGGCAAGACCGGCGAGGGCGTCCCCGAACTCATCGACGCCGTGATCCGCCAGGTGCCGCCGCCGGTCGGTGACGCCGACGCGCCCGCCCGCGCCATGATCTTCGACTCCGTCTACGACACCTACCGCGGCGTCGTGACGTACGTGCGTGTGGTCGACGGCAAGATCGTGCCCCGCGAGAAGATCAAGATGATGTCGACGGGCACGACCCACGAACTGCTCGAGGTCGGCATCGTCTCGCCCGAACCCAAGGCCACCGCCGGTCTCGGCGTCGGCGAGGTGGGCTATCTCATCACCGGCGTGAAGGATGTGCGCCAGTCGAAGGTCGGCGACACCGTCACCACCGCCCGCAACGGTGCGGAGGAGCCGCTCACCGGCTACCGCGAACCGCGCCCGATGGTGTACTCCGGCCTGTATCCGGTCGACGGTTCCGACTACCCGGTGCTGCGCGACGCGCTCGACAAGCTCCAGCTCAACGACGCTGCGCTCACCTACGAGCCCGAGACGTCCGTCGCCCTCGGATTCGGCTTCCGTTGCGGCTTCCTCGGTCTGCTGCACATGGAGATCACCCGCGAGCGCCTCGAGCGCGAGTTCGGCCTCGACCTGATCTCCACCGCTCCCAACGTCGTCTACCGCGTCGTGCTCGAAGGCGGCCAGGAAGTCGTCGTGACGAACCCGTCCGACTGGCCCGAGGGCAAGGCGCGCGAGATCTACGAACCGATCGTCAAGTGCACCATCATCGCGCCGAGCGAGTTCATCGGTTCGATCATGGAACTGTGCCAGTCGCGGCGCGGTGAGCTCGGCGGCATGGACTACCTGTCCGAGACCCGCGTCGAGCTGCGGTACACGCTGCCGATGGCCGAGATCATCTTCGACTTCTTCGACTCGCTGAAGTCGCGCACCCGTGGCTACGCCTCGATGGACTACGAGGAGGCCGGCGAGCAGGAGGCCGCGCTGGTCAAGGTCGACATCCTGTTGCAGGGCGAGGCCGTCGACGCGTTCAGCGCGATCGTCCACAAGGACGCCGCTGCCGCCTACGGCAACAAGATGACGACCAAGCTCAAGGAACTCATCCCGCGGCAGCAGTTCGAGGTGCCCGTCCAGGCCGCGATCGGCTCGAAGATCATCGCCCGCGAGAACATCCGGGCGATCCGCAAGGACGTTCTCGCCAAGTGCTACGGCGGCGACATCAGCCGTAAGCGCAAGCTGCTCGAGAAGCAGAAGGAAGGCAAGAAGCGGATGAAGACGATCGGCCGCGTCGACGTGCCGCAGGAAGCGTTCGTCGCCGCGCTGTCGTCCGAGGCCTCGTCCGACAAGCCGAAGAAGTAG
- a CDS encoding type II toxin-antitoxin system PemK/MazF family toxin: MAGTWKKLGRQLGRLAVEQGPKIYQQLQQSGALDKARAALNAAGQAGAASGTSGSGTTAAPKPGADRTAAPKPGAAKTPSGTKRPAPGRPVASRTTPTAQRARRLEYSPDLDGRADPGEIVWTWVAYEEDPTQGKDRPVLVVGRDDSTLLGLMLSSNSDRDGHRDWLGIGSGPWDAENRPSWVRLDRVLDVPEDGIRREGAVLPRARFDQVAARLRTDFGWS; encoded by the coding sequence GTGGCCGGTACATGGAAGAAGTTGGGCAGGCAGCTGGGTCGTCTCGCCGTCGAGCAGGGTCCGAAGATCTACCAGCAGTTGCAGCAGTCCGGGGCGCTCGACAAGGCGCGCGCCGCGCTGAACGCGGCCGGCCAGGCCGGCGCAGCGAGCGGAACCTCGGGGAGCGGTACCACCGCGGCACCGAAGCCCGGCGCGGACCGGACGGCGGCGCCGAAGCCGGGTGCTGCGAAGACCCCGTCCGGTACGAAGCGTCCGGCCCCCGGTCGCCCGGTGGCGTCGCGCACCACGCCGACGGCGCAGCGTGCCCGCCGCCTCGAGTACTCCCCCGACCTCGACGGTCGCGCCGATCCGGGCGAGATCGTGTGGACCTGGGTGGCCTACGAAGAAGATCCGACGCAGGGCAAGGACCGCCCGGTGCTCGTCGTGGGCCGCGACGACTCGACGCTGCTCGGACTGATGCTGTCGTCGAACTCCGACCGCGACGGTCACCGCGACTGGCTCGGAATCGGCTCCGGACCGTGGGACGCGGAGAACCGCCCGAGCTGGGTGCGCCTCGATCGCGTGCTCGACGTCCCCGAGGACGGCATCCGCCGCGAGGGCGCGGTCCTTCCCCGCGCACGCTTCGATCAGGTCGCGGCCCGGCTCCGCACCGATTTCGGCTGGAGCTGA
- a CDS encoding aquaporin, with protein sequence MEPPRDPESRIDEDLARQTSLEIRDPGEFSDLRKYVAEAIGTFLLVFSAVGTAVFAGTYVGQLGVALAFGLTLLFLVYTIGPISGCHVNPAVTLGQLIVGHVTPVRAVGYWIAQVVGGLIAGLTLYAVASSLPSYDRAADGLGANGWGAHSPSAVHGPLGGVLENGYGIGAMIVVEVLLTAVLVFVVLGATDQVADAPIAGIAIGFTLAVIHLISIPIDNTSVNPARSLAVAFYQDGALGQLWAFIVFPLIGGALGALVYTFLFGRRYGLRAS encoded by the coding sequence ATGGAACCCCCACGCGATCCCGAGTCCCGAATCGACGAAGATCTCGCACGCCAGACATCCCTGGAAATCAGAGACCCCGGTGAGTTCTCCGATCTGCGGAAATACGTAGCGGAGGCGATCGGAACCTTCCTCCTGGTGTTCTCCGCGGTGGGTACCGCGGTGTTCGCCGGAACCTATGTCGGCCAGCTCGGCGTCGCATTGGCGTTCGGCCTGACCCTGCTGTTCCTCGTGTACACCATCGGCCCGATCTCCGGGTGTCACGTGAACCCGGCGGTGACGCTCGGGCAGCTCATCGTCGGTCATGTGACCCCGGTGCGCGCCGTGGGTTACTGGATCGCGCAGGTCGTCGGCGGTCTGATCGCCGGTCTGACGCTCTACGCGGTGGCGTCGTCGCTTCCGAGCTACGACCGTGCCGCCGACGGGCTCGGGGCGAACGGCTGGGGCGCGCACAGCCCCTCGGCGGTGCACGGCCCGCTCGGCGGTGTGCTCGAGAACGGCTACGGTATCGGCGCGATGATCGTCGTCGAGGTCCTGCTCACGGCCGTGCTGGTGTTCGTGGTGCTGGGCGCGACCGATCAGGTCGCCGACGCACCGATCGCCGGTATCGCCATCGGCTTCACCCTCGCCGTGATCCACCTGATCTCGATCCCGATCGACAACACGTCGGTCAATCCCGCCCGCAGCCTCGCCGTCGCCTTCTACCAGGACGGTGCGCTGGGGCAGCTGTGGGCGTTCATCGTGTTCCCGCTCATCGGCGGCGCGCTCGGAGCCCTCGTCTACACCTTCCTCTTCGGACGGCGGTACGGGCTCCGGGCCTCCTGA
- the rpsT gene encoding 30S ribosomal protein S20 has product MANIKSQVKRIRTNERNRLRNQSVKSSLRTAIRSFREAAAAGDKDKVNELLVATSRQLDKAASKGVIHPNQAANKKSALAKLANKL; this is encoded by the coding sequence GTGGCCAACATCAAGTCCCAGGTGAAGCGGATTCGCACCAACGAGCGCAACCGACTCCGGAATCAGTCGGTGAAGTCGTCGCTTCGTACGGCGATCCGTTCGTTCCGCGAGGCTGCGGCCGCCGGCGACAAGGACAAGGTCAACGAACTCCTCGTCGCCACCAGCCGTCAGCTCGACAAGGCTGCCAGCAAGGGTGTCATCCACCCCAACCAGGCCGCCAACAAGAAGTCTGCTCTCGCGAAGCTTGCCAACAAGCTCTGA
- the holA gene encoding DNA polymerase III subunit delta, with protein MSDASLHLVLGEEELLVDRAVAQIVSDVRTRSGTPGDLPVSRLRAGDAGVPELAELLSPSLFAEERIVILESTADAGKDAAALILDVAADPPPGVTLVILHSGGGRTKAMVPALRKCGAEEHMCAAPAKAGEKAAWVRTFVHKEFQAADVRVSGDVEQLVIEAVGSDLRELAAACSQLVADTGGKIDAAAVRRYYSGKAEVSGFDVAEKAVAGDTAGALEALRWAMHRGVAHVLLADALADAVHTIARVGSAGRGDPFSLASSLGMPPWKVKKAQAQARTWAPASIGTALTVVAALNADVKGAAADPDYALEHAVRVISELAA; from the coding sequence GTGAGCGACGCGTCCCTGCATCTGGTCCTCGGTGAGGAAGAACTGCTCGTCGACCGTGCCGTCGCGCAGATCGTGTCCGATGTCCGCACGCGCAGCGGAACTCCCGGCGACCTCCCCGTCTCCCGGCTCCGCGCCGGCGACGCGGGTGTGCCCGAACTCGCCGAGCTGCTGAGCCCGTCGCTGTTCGCGGAAGAACGCATCGTGATCCTCGAATCCACGGCCGACGCCGGGAAGGACGCCGCGGCGCTGATCCTCGACGTCGCAGCCGATCCGCCTCCGGGCGTGACACTGGTGATCCTCCACAGCGGCGGCGGTCGCACCAAGGCGATGGTGCCCGCGCTGCGCAAGTGTGGCGCCGAGGAACACATGTGCGCTGCTCCCGCGAAGGCGGGGGAGAAGGCCGCGTGGGTGCGCACGTTCGTCCACAAGGAGTTCCAGGCCGCGGACGTACGGGTCTCGGGCGACGTCGAACAACTCGTCATCGAAGCGGTGGGATCCGACCTGCGCGAACTCGCCGCTGCGTGCAGCCAGCTCGTGGCCGACACCGGCGGCAAGATCGACGCTGCGGCCGTGCGGCGCTACTACTCGGGCAAGGCCGAGGTGTCGGGATTCGACGTGGCCGAGAAGGCCGTGGCCGGCGACACGGCCGGTGCGCTCGAAGCGCTGCGGTGGGCGATGCACCGCGGTGTCGCCCACGTGCTGCTCGCCGATGCCCTCGCCGACGCCGTGCACACCATCGCCCGGGTCGGCTCCGCCGGTCGCGGCGACCCGTTCTCCCTCGCGTCGTCGCTCGGTATGCCGCCGTGGAAGGTGAAGAAGGCCCAGGCACAGGCGCGCACATGGGCGCCGGCGTCGATCGGGACCGCGCTCACGGTGGTCGCTGCGCTCAACGCCGACGTCAAGGGAGCGGCCGCCGATCCGGACTACGCTCTCGAGCACGCCGTGCGGGTCATCTCCGAACTGGCGGCCTGA